AATTCCGAAGCCCCTGTCGAGGAAGAGCTTTGTCAGGGCCGTCGAGTAGATGCCCCTAACCCGAACCGAAACTCCTGTGTCTGTAGACACCTTCACCACCCCTCATTTTCTTTTCCACCACTCCTATGAGAGTCAGGCCCTCGAGTATCTCGCCGGCCTTCTCGACGCCGCTTAGCTTTTCAACGTTCCTCGCCTCAACCCAGAGCAGTCCTCTGGAGTGCCAGTCCATCAAAGCCCTCTCAACCTTATGAACGTCACCGGGATGGGTGTAGAGCCTGAACAGGAAACCCCTCAGGGTTTCGAACTCGCTCTGGAGTTTCTTAATCTTTTCGAGTTCTCCCATTATACCCGAAGGCACCTTTTTCTCCTTTTCGCCCTCCAGAAACGGGCCCAGCTCCTCGACCTCTTTCATGATCTCGCTGAGCGCCTTCCAAACGGCGTAGTCGTAAACCTTGTGGAACTGCATGAGCCTGTCGAGGGCCGTGGAGAGCTTTAACCTCGTCTCGTAATCCTTCCCCCTGGCGAGAACGTGGAGGACCTCCTCGAGACGGAACTTCATCTGGTGCTCGTTGCGGTAGAGCTCCTTCGTCTGCTCCTCGATTCGACCGCCGAAACCACCTGCCTCCCGGTAAAGGGACGAGGCAACCTCGAGCATCTCACCGGAGAGGGCGTAAAGGTCCTTAACCTTCTCGGCGAGGGCTTCCCATTCCATCTCACCGTAGATCCCGGAGAACCTCTTTTCAAAACTGGAGTGAAGCGTCTTAAGTTTTAAAAGCATCTCCCGAAACTCCTCAACCTTCATGAGGAACCTCCCCTGTGATAATCTCAGGCTCCCCCTACTTGTAGTTTTCGATGGGGCGTGTTAAACACAATAGCTTACCCACAATCTTTTTTTAAGTCAAAACGCTCATTATCACGGTGGTTTAATGACCTTTTACGACCGCTTCGGCAGGCCGGTAACGAACCTGAGGATCTCCCTGACCCAGAAGTGCAACTACCGCTGCTTCTTCTGCCACAGGGAGGGCCAGCACTTCATCGCCCAGCTCGAGCTCACCCCCGAAGAGATAGAGAGAATCGTTAGAGTGGCGTCGAGGGCTGGAATACGGAAGGTCAAGCTAACGGGCGGGGAGCCCACCGTGAGGAAAGACCTGATCGAGATCGTGAGGCGGATAAAACCCTACCTCGTGGACCTCTCCATGACGACCAACGGGAGCAGGCTAAAGGAGCTGGCGAAACCGCTGGCCGAAGCGGGCCTCGACAGGGTCAACGTTTCCCTCCACAGCCTCAAACCCGATGTTTACAGAAGGATCACGGGCGTTGACATGCTGGACACCGTCCTCAAAGGGATAAGGGAGGCAACCAAACACCTCTCCCCCGTAAAGCTCAACATGACGGTTATGAGGGGCCTCAACGATGACGAGATATGGGATATGGTGGATTTTGCGGCGAGAAACGGTGTTATTCTCCAGCTGATAGAGCTCGAGGCCCCGAGAGAGCTCACTGAGACGGGCTTTTTCCGGAGGTACTTCTACCCGCTGAAACCCGTTGAGAAAAAACTCGAGCAAATGGCCGTTGAAACCCGCGAGAGGCGGATGCATAGGCGGAAGAAGTACTTCATCCCAACGGACTACGGAACCGCGGAGGTTGAGGTGGTAAGGGCCATGCACAACACGGTTTTCTGTGCCAACTGCACGAGACTCAGGGTAACCTCCGATGGGAAGTTCAAGACCTGCCTCCTGAGGAGCAACGACCTGATAGACTTTGCGACGGCCCTCAGAAACGGGGCGAGCGATGGTGAGCTGCTCGAGATCCTGAGAAAGGCCGTCCTCATGCGGGAGCCCTACTGGAGGTAAGCGTTTTAAGGTTTCCCCCGAACCCCACCCGGTGAGAGGTTGCCCGCGGTGAGGGTTCCGAAGGAGAGGGCCGAATCCCTTAAAGAAAGGCTGAAAAAACTGGGCCTTTACGATGGTAAGAGACGCCCAAGGCGCGATGGTGATTCCGTTCTCCTCCCGGTTATAGAAGACCCGGGAATAGAGGGACTCGAGGTGCTCCCCATAGACCTCCCCCTGAGGCCTGAAAGGCAGATATACGTGACCCTCGAGGACGTTCTCAGGGAAAAGCTGAGCGAAGAGGAACTGAGGCACCTCATGAGGTACGACGTGATAGGGGACATAGCCGTGGTTCGGATAGCCCCTGAGCTCGAGCACCGCGTTGAGGATATCATCGGGGGCCTCAGGAAGGTTCACCCCTTTCTGAAGGTGATAGCGAGGAAGGGCTTCCACAGCGGTCCCTTCAGGGTGGGGGAATACTCCGTAATCTGGGGCGAGAACAGGCTCGAAACCGTTCACAGGGAGAACGGCGTTGAGATAAAGGTTGACCTCGGCAGGGTGTTCTTCAACCCCCGGATGAAGGGTGAGCGCTACAGGCTCGCCCGGCTCGTCCGCGACGGCGAGAAGATCCTCATACCCTTCGCCGGTGTTCTGCCCTATGCCCTCGTTATAGCCCGCCGTAAAAGGGTCAAAATAACGGCCGTCGAGCTGAACGAGGAGGCTTACAGGCTCGGCCTCGAGAACCTCGAGCTCAACAGAAAGAGGTTGAGGGGAGAGGTGGAGTTCATACACGGGGATGCCTTCAGGATCCTTCCGGAGCTTCCGACCTACGACAGGGTGATAAGCCCGACCCCGAGGGGTGTCGATGCCCTGAGCCTGACCCTCTCAAAGGCCGGGAGGTTCCTCCACTACTACGACTTCGTCCACGAGGCAAAGATGGGAGAATTCAGGGGGAGGATAATTGAGCACTGCCGGAAAACCGGAAGGGACTGCGATGTGAGAATAAAGAAGGTCAGCGACTTCAAGCCGCACACCTTCAAGGTCTGTGCCGACGTTCACATCAAAGGATAAAGGGAAAGTCAGCCCTTCTTCATGAAGTCGAAGAGGCTCGCCTGCTTGCCCTTCTTCTCCTTCTTCTCCTGCTTTTCCTTCTTTTCCAGAGGTTCCATCTCCTCTTCCGCCTTCCTGAGCTCCTCCTCGCTTATCTCCACGGACTCCCGGGTTGCAGCTCTGACGTGCTCCTCGAGTTCCGACCTCTCCCTCAGTTTTTTCTCGATGTTCATGCTCTTTCCCCATATCGTCCTGGCCTTCTCTCCATCCCCGGCTATGAACTCAACCTCCTTAAGGTCGAGATCGAGGTAGACCACGAAGTGGGCCGCCATGTCAGGGTTGTGCCTGAAGACCACCCTCAGCAGGTTCAGGGTTTCGAGCGCCTCAACCCTCGCCATGTGCATTTCCTTCATGATCTTCCTGAGGACCGAGTCCCTTAACGAG
The window above is part of the Thermococcus sp. P6 genome. Proteins encoded here:
- the moaA gene encoding GTP 3',8-cyclase MoaA: MTFYDRFGRPVTNLRISLTQKCNYRCFFCHREGQHFIAQLELTPEEIERIVRVASRAGIRKVKLTGGEPTVRKDLIEIVRRIKPYLVDLSMTTNGSRLKELAKPLAEAGLDRVNVSLHSLKPDVYRRITGVDMLDTVLKGIREATKHLSPVKLNMTVMRGLNDDEIWDMVDFAARNGVILQLIELEAPRELTETGFFRRYFYPLKPVEKKLEQMAVETRERRMHRRKKYFIPTDYGTAEVEVVRAMHNTVFCANCTRLRVTSDGKFKTCLLRSNDLIDFATALRNGASDGELLEILRKAVLMREPYWR
- a CDS encoding class I SAM-dependent methyltransferase family protein, with product MPAVRVPKERAESLKERLKKLGLYDGKRRPRRDGDSVLLPVIEDPGIEGLEVLPIDLPLRPERQIYVTLEDVLREKLSEEELRHLMRYDVIGDIAVVRIAPELEHRVEDIIGGLRKVHPFLKVIARKGFHSGPFRVGEYSVIWGENRLETVHRENGVEIKVDLGRVFFNPRMKGERYRLARLVRDGEKILIPFAGVLPYALVIARRKRVKITAVELNEEAYRLGLENLELNRKRLRGEVEFIHGDAFRILPELPTYDRVISPTPRGVDALSLTLSKAGRFLHYYDFVHEAKMGEFRGRIIEHCRKTGRDCDVRIKKVSDFKPHTFKVCADVHIKG